The proteins below are encoded in one region of Thermus albus:
- the ispG gene encoding flavodoxin-dependent (E)-4-hydroxy-3-methylbut-2-enyl-diphosphate synthase, which translates to MRRPTPTVWVGRLPLGGAHPVAVQSMTNTPTREVEATTEQVLALYRAGSELVRLTVNDEEAAQAVPEIKRRLLEEGAEVPLVGDFHFNGHLLLRRYPKMAEALDKFRINPGTLGRGRHKDENFQEMIRIALDLGKPVRIGANWGSLDPALLTELMEANARRPHPKSAHEVLLEALVESAVRAYEAARELGLGEDRIVLSAKVSKAPDLVWVYRELARRTPAPLHLGLTEAGMGTKGIVASTAALAPLLLEGIGDTIRISLTPAPGEPRTKEVEVAQEILQALGLRSFAPEVTSCPGCGRTKSTFFQELAGTVGAYLKAKLPEWRERYPGVEELRVAVMGCVVNGPGESRHAHIGISLPGSGEEPKAPVYADGKLLTILKGENLAQEFLDILEDYVKGRFSKA; encoded by the coding sequence ATGCGACGCCCTACCCCCACGGTCTGGGTGGGCCGCCTGCCCCTGGGGGGCGCCCACCCCGTGGCCGTGCAGTCCATGACCAACACCCCCACCCGGGAGGTGGAGGCCACCACGGAGCAGGTCCTGGCCCTATACCGGGCGGGAAGCGAGCTGGTGCGCCTCACGGTGAACGACGAGGAGGCCGCCCAGGCGGTACCCGAGATCAAAAGGCGGCTTTTGGAAGAGGGGGCAGAGGTGCCCCTAGTGGGGGATTTCCACTTCAACGGCCACCTCCTCCTGCGGAGATACCCCAAGATGGCCGAGGCCTTGGACAAGTTCCGCATCAACCCGGGCACCCTGGGCCGCGGCCGGCACAAGGACGAAAACTTCCAGGAGATGATCCGGATCGCCTTGGACCTGGGGAAGCCGGTACGCATCGGGGCCAACTGGGGAAGCCTAGACCCCGCCCTCCTCACCGAGCTCATGGAGGCCAACGCCCGCCGCCCCCATCCCAAAAGCGCCCACGAGGTCCTCCTGGAAGCCCTGGTGGAAAGCGCGGTGCGCGCCTATGAGGCCGCCCGGGAGCTGGGCCTAGGGGAGGACAGGATCGTCCTCTCGGCCAAGGTGTCCAAAGCCCCCGACCTGGTCTGGGTCTACCGGGAGCTGGCCCGCCGCACCCCGGCTCCCCTCCACCTGGGCCTTACCGAGGCGGGGATGGGCACCAAGGGGATTGTGGCCAGCACCGCCGCCCTAGCCCCCCTCCTCTTGGAGGGCATCGGGGATACCATCCGCATCTCCCTCACCCCCGCCCCCGGGGAACCCCGCACCAAGGAGGTGGAGGTGGCCCAGGAGATCCTCCAGGCCCTGGGCCTCCGTAGCTTTGCCCCCGAGGTCACCAGCTGCCCGGGGTGTGGCCGCACCAAGAGCACCTTCTTCCAGGAGTTGGCCGGGACCGTGGGGGCCTACCTTAAGGCCAAGCTGCCCGAGTGGCGGGAAAGGTACCCGGGGGTGGAGGAGCTAAGGGTGGCGGTGATGGGGTGCGTGGTGAACGGCCCTGGGGAAAGCCGCCACGCCCACATCGGCATCTCCTTGCCGGGAAGCGGGGAGGAGCCCAAGGCCCCGGTCTACGCGGACGGGAAGCTCCTCACCATCCTCAAGGGGGAGAACCTAGCCCAAGAGTTTCTGGACATCCTGGAAGACTACGTGAAAGGGCGGTTTTCCAAGGCCTGA
- a CDS encoding carboxypeptidase regulatory-like domain-containing protein, producing MKGNRIKAFGVSLLGALALFLASCGQQPPPSPQQGSLEVTVLDASNNNPIPGAVVGVSGPQTASGVTDNQGKATFPNLPAGNYTVAASSSGYQPATSPATVQAGQTARVTLRLNPSGGGGGTGDSTSRVARIQIVSVQDASGALPSARERNTNKVVDLYAAQTEEAVRVTVRALDSQGNPVPGAVVEAGLDLGLLNGVNVFSGCGVTTQSSRPVGVTGANGEACFTIVATSVFAELLGREWGALYNVENPVKLVVSSNGQLAEAKFFFYNVSHLIYQAGNDVRRTGSRSGSNLGNIVNNYSFDRPRLNDHTFNSLLRRKQPDDLGTFTPSSQGIGYMVYTINDTSKVSWVPSDPSIGVNSCEQISADGKTCVDLDGSGVTLRPRSPQEGITPDDLPFSVDVTATWVATASYGDVQYQFPLKSYRFTKTWGGTGVRITKSGPRVIGWSGLNLGPTDVTLPRQGASVPAGAVYEYTITVTNTGNVPAQNAVITDRLPAELGFASATDNATYDPILHQVTWRWTTTPALGSIPPGGSVSVKVRLYARHKPGYAWNDNGEGTVRPGGNPDGISDGLVDGAYDPNHPTGGFGNRPPINPPNTLYSDPYRVVNIVEVVSEAPEGPGNFARQEASLDIWVVRPFLTLDKRAVNPVYAVGDTARFVVTAQNVDRATSDPAYATLKAQFPADYQAALTAYNVKVRDLFGRFLDHVNSSSDTGPGTLDANAKTLTFDVGNLALGATWRAILDFRVSGGLNQDEDNLDWLTNCARLYAWNLNQYQYEWGPVKNGQSEPPVGRDPRPVPPYTRETGNPDSVGNYLQACDFIRDADLTITNLGEFALQGPLPSSVTVYGDGGVGPFTQVDTIGTPVRVGDTFYYIYTLTNQGSVNLNDVDFRIYRTAGTSVELDAAGGGFAVYRGTGAGAYNLDTNFTLTATSPTAARIQSTATFLPLAPGDSLVIVVRAKAIAQGISTFEAYAETTDPLNLVTRFVQDTTNVQNP from the coding sequence ATGAAGGGAAACAGGATCAAGGCTTTTGGTGTGTCCCTCTTGGGGGCGCTGGCCCTTTTTCTGGCCAGCTGCGGCCAGCAGCCGCCGCCTTCTCCCCAGCAGGGTAGCCTGGAGGTTACCGTCCTGGACGCCTCCAACAACAACCCCATTCCCGGGGCGGTGGTGGGCGTAAGCGGACCCCAAACCGCTTCGGGCGTGACGGATAACCAGGGCAAGGCGACGTTCCCCAATCTGCCGGCGGGTAACTATACCGTAGCTGCCAGCAGCAGCGGCTACCAACCCGCCACCAGCCCGGCTACGGTCCAGGCGGGCCAGACCGCCAGGGTGACGCTCAGGCTTAACCCGTCCGGCGGCGGTGGCGGAACGGGCGACAGTACCTCCAGGGTAGCCCGTATCCAGATCGTATCCGTGCAGGATGCCTCCGGTGCGCTGCCCTCCGCGCGGGAGCGGAACACCAACAAGGTGGTGGACCTCTACGCCGCCCAGACGGAGGAGGCGGTGCGGGTCACGGTCCGCGCCCTGGATAGCCAGGGTAACCCGGTGCCGGGAGCGGTGGTGGAGGCGGGCCTGGATCTGGGTTTGCTGAACGGGGTGAACGTTTTCTCAGGCTGTGGCGTAACCACGCAGAGCTCCCGCCCTGTTGGGGTCACCGGGGCCAATGGGGAAGCATGCTTCACCATCGTCGCCACCTCGGTTTTCGCTGAGCTCTTGGGCCGCGAGTGGGGTGCGCTGTACAATGTGGAGAATCCCGTCAAGTTGGTGGTTTCCTCCAACGGGCAACTGGCGGAGGCCAAGTTCTTCTTCTACAACGTTAGCCACCTCATCTACCAGGCAGGTAATGATGTGCGCCGGACGGGCAGCCGTTCCGGGAGTAACCTGGGCAATATTGTCAACAACTACAGCTTTGATCGCCCAAGGCTGAACGATCACACTTTCAACAGCCTCCTGCGGCGCAAGCAGCCCGACGATCTCGGCACCTTCACGCCCTCTTCTCAGGGCATTGGGTACATGGTCTACACGATCAACGACACCAGCAAGGTAAGCTGGGTGCCCAGCGATCCCTCTATTGGGGTTAACAGCTGCGAACAGATCTCTGCCGATGGCAAGACCTGTGTAGACCTAGATGGCTCCGGGGTTACCCTCAGGCCCAGGTCCCCGCAAGAGGGTATTACCCCCGACGATCTCCCCTTCAGCGTAGATGTTACCGCCACGTGGGTAGCTACGGCCAGCTACGGTGATGTTCAATACCAGTTCCCCCTCAAGTCCTACAGGTTTACGAAGACTTGGGGCGGTACGGGTGTCCGGATCACCAAGTCCGGTCCTCGGGTGATCGGCTGGTCTGGGCTCAACCTCGGGCCCACCGACGTTACCTTGCCTAGGCAAGGGGCCAGTGTGCCCGCGGGGGCGGTTTACGAGTACACCATCACCGTTACCAACACCGGCAACGTTCCCGCCCAGAATGCGGTCATCACGGACAGGTTGCCCGCGGAGCTGGGGTTTGCTTCGGCCACCGATAACGCCACCTACGACCCCATCCTCCACCAGGTGACCTGGCGGTGGACCACCACCCCGGCCTTGGGGAGCATCCCGCCGGGCGGCAGCGTTTCCGTGAAGGTCCGCCTGTATGCCCGCCACAAGCCCGGGTATGCTTGGAACGATAACGGTGAGGGGACTGTTCGTCCAGGCGGTAACCCTGACGGCATTTCCGATGGTCTTGTGGATGGTGCCTACGACCCCAACCATCCCACGGGTGGTTTTGGTAACCGTCCGCCCATCAACCCGCCCAACACCCTCTACAGCGACCCCTACCGGGTGGTCAACATCGTGGAGGTGGTCAGCGAGGCGCCTGAAGGGCCTGGGAACTTCGCCCGCCAGGAGGCCAGCTTGGACATCTGGGTGGTCCGTCCCTTCTTGACCCTGGACAAGCGGGCGGTGAATCCCGTCTACGCCGTCGGTGACACGGCCCGTTTCGTGGTCACCGCACAAAACGTGGACCGGGCTACCTCTGACCCCGCTTACGCCACCCTCAAGGCCCAGTTCCCCGCTGACTACCAGGCCGCCCTCACCGCCTACAACGTCAAGGTGCGGGACCTCTTTGGCCGCTTCCTGGACCACGTGAACTCCTCCTCCGACACCGGTCCTGGCACCTTGGATGCCAATGCCAAGACCCTGACCTTTGACGTGGGCAACCTGGCCTTGGGCGCCACCTGGCGGGCCATCCTGGACTTCCGGGTCTCCGGCGGCCTGAACCAGGACGAGGACAATCTCGACTGGCTCACCAACTGCGCCCGGCTCTACGCCTGGAACCTCAACCAGTACCAGTACGAATGGGGTCCCGTCAAGAACGGGCAATCTGAGCCTCCCGTAGGGCGTGACCCGCGTCCCGTACCTCCCTACACCCGCGAAACGGGCAACCCCGACAGCGTGGGCAACTACCTGCAGGCCTGCGACTTCATCCGGGATGCCGACCTGACCATCACCAACCTGGGTGAGTTCGCCCTGCAGGGCCCGCTGCCGTCTTCTGTAACGGTTTACGGTGACGGAGGTGTTGGGCCCTTCACGCAGGTGGATACCATTGGGACCCCCGTGCGGGTGGGGGACACCTTCTACTACATCTACACCCTGACCAACCAGGGTAGCGTCAACCTGAATGACGTGGACTTCCGCATCTACCGCACGGCGGGGACCAGCGTGGAGCTGGATGCGGCCGGTGGCGGGTTTGCGGTGTACCGGGGCACTGGGGCGGGTGCCTACAACCTGGATACGAACTTTACCTTGACGGCCACCTCGCCCACGGCAGCCCGCATCCAGAGCACCGCCACCTTCCTGCCGCTTGCCCCTGGCGATAGCCTGGTCATCGTGGTCCGGGCCAAGGCCATCGCCCAGGGCATCAGCACCTTTGAGGCCTACGCCGAGACCACGGATCCCCTCAACCTGGTGACCCGGTTCGTCCAGGACACCACCAACGTGCAAAATCCTTGA
- a CDS encoding MotA/TolQ/ExbB proton channel family protein produces MGFGELLVSGGPILWLLLLLSLYTVYLLLYASFLLRREGQVEAALLERLEGLAQLAPLVGLLGTTLGMIRAFLALSGQGDPQGLAKGIAEALVNTGMGLLVAVVAYGGRVFLGGRR; encoded by the coding sequence ATGGGGTTTGGGGAACTCTTGGTCTCAGGGGGTCCAATCCTTTGGCTTCTGCTCCTCCTCTCCCTATACACGGTATACCTGCTCCTCTACGCCTCCTTCCTGCTCCGGCGGGAGGGGCAGGTGGAGGCGGCCCTTTTGGAGCGGCTGGAAGGCCTGGCCCAGCTGGCCCCCCTGGTGGGTCTTTTGGGCACGACCCTGGGCATGATCCGGGCCTTCCTGGCCCTCTCCGGCCAGGGCGACCCCCAGGGGTTGGCCAAGGGCATCGCCGAGGCCCTGGTGAATACGGGCATGGGGCTTCTGGTGGCCGTGGTGGCCTACGGGGGGCGGGTATTCCTGGGGGGTAGGAGGTGA
- a CDS encoding ExbD/TolR family protein: protein MRPLNLIPLIDLFLLLSLFGLMLARFPEALPGGLKEERALRVELPKGEGERGVAPVVVQLDKEGRLALGGRRMASLAELEGALKSLPLDRTPVRLEADAQVAHGRVVAVMEAVRRAGGTRLEVAVKR, encoded by the coding sequence GTGAGGCCCTTAAACCTCATCCCCCTCATAGACCTTTTCCTTCTCCTTAGCCTTTTCGGCCTCATGCTGGCCCGCTTCCCCGAGGCCCTCCCGGGGGGCCTTAAGGAGGAGCGGGCCCTTAGGGTGGAGCTTCCCAAAGGGGAAGGGGAGCGGGGGGTGGCCCCCGTGGTGGTCCAGCTGGACAAGGAGGGAAGGCTGGCCCTGGGGGGCAGGAGGATGGCCTCCCTGGCGGAGCTGGAGGGGGCCCTAAAGTCGCTCCCCTTGGACCGCACCCCCGTGCGCCTGGAGGCGGACGCCCAGGTGGCCCACGGGCGGGTGGTGGCGGTGATGGAGGCGGTGCGCCGTGCTGGAGGGACAAGGCTGGAGGTGGCGGTCAAGAGATAG
- a CDS encoding S-layer homology domain-containing protein — protein MYRFLVFLVVSAGVALSQGVQDPPASPWAREAVELLVAKGVFIGYPDGTFRWREPLTRQEAALALYRLLAAYGLDRLSPEEVEKLLSAVKDLQKELKDQEGLVSALKEEQQALKERLKDLEGRPQADTRPLVEALKGVEERLKALEEAQKGLEVAQKALEARALEEELRKAQEGLKELENRLKALEEKPRAEPKDLESLRQEQEALRSAQKALEDRLSKLEGARAAQEEALKGLAEGLKDLPQARKLAEEAQARLQSLEPRLKAVEEGLKEQGNRQRALEERLKSLEERQSQAEDRLKALEEEVASLKRTLTPFRLPLFLGLAAYRGDVTGEWYGRLLLGHDALLGPLGLRLAYEAPFANPSQGLASLDLTFRTSFGDLDGYFGVGGGLYLDGVPFGQLLIGAGVRLVPNLGVFLEGHQRYLFDGQMSQRSTLGVGMALRY, from the coding sequence ATGTACCGCTTTCTCGTATTCCTTGTTGTATCCGCAGGCGTAGCCCTATCCCAAGGAGTCCAGGACCCTCCGGCCTCACCTTGGGCGCGGGAGGCGGTGGAGCTTCTGGTAGCCAAGGGGGTTTTCATCGGCTACCCCGACGGCACCTTCCGTTGGCGCGAGCCCCTCACCCGGCAGGAGGCCGCCTTGGCCCTTTACCGCCTCTTGGCCGCTTACGGCTTGGACCGCCTGTCCCCCGAGGAGGTGGAGAAACTCCTTTCAGCAGTGAAGGACCTTCAGAAGGAACTGAAGGACCAGGAGGGGTTGGTCTCTGCCCTGAAGGAAGAACAGCAGGCCCTTAAGGAGCGGCTTAAGGATCTAGAGGGCCGGCCCCAGGCGGACACCCGCCCCCTGGTGGAGGCCTTGAAGGGGGTGGAAGAGCGCCTCAAGGCCCTTGAGGAGGCCCAAAAGGGCTTGGAGGTCGCCCAGAAGGCTCTGGAAGCCCGGGCCTTGGAGGAGGAGCTCAGGAAAGCCCAGGAAGGCCTTAAGGAGCTGGAGAACCGCCTTAAGGCCCTGGAAGAAAAGCCCCGGGCCGAGCCTAAGGACCTGGAATCCCTCAGACAGGAGCAAGAGGCGCTGAGGTCAGCCCAGAAGGCTTTGGAAGACCGACTGTCCAAACTAGAGGGTGCCCGCGCCGCTCAAGAGGAGGCCCTTAAAGGCCTGGCAGAGGGCCTAAAGGATCTCCCACAGGCCCGGAAGCTGGCGGAGGAGGCCCAGGCCCGCCTGCAAAGCCTAGAACCGCGCCTAAAGGCCGTGGAGGAAGGGCTTAAGGAGCAAGGGAACCGCCAAAGAGCCTTGGAGGAACGGCTAAAGAGTCTGGAGGAGCGCCAATCCCAAGCCGAGGACCGGCTAAAGGCCTTGGAGGAGGAGGTAGCCTCCCTTAAGCGCACCCTTACCCCCTTCCGCCTTCCCCTCTTCCTTGGCCTGGCCGCCTACCGGGGCGACGTCACCGGGGAGTGGTACGGCCGCCTCCTCCTGGGCCACGATGCCCTCCTGGGTCCCCTGGGCCTTCGCCTGGCCTACGAGGCCCCTTTCGCCAACCCCAGCCAAGGCCTCGCCAGCCTGGACCTCACCTTCCGCACCTCCTTTGGGGACCTGGACGGCTACTTCGGGGTGGGCGGGGGTCTTTACCTGGATGGGGTGCCCTTTGGCCAGCTCCTCATTGGGGCCGGGGTGCGGCTGGTGCCCAACCTGGGTGTTTTCCTGGAGGGCCACCAACGCTACCTCTTTGACGGCCAGATGAGCCAGCGCTCCACTCTTGGCGTAGGTATGGCCCTCCGATACTAG
- a CDS encoding enoyl-ACP reductase FabI produces MLTVDLSGKKALVMGVTNARSLGYAIAEKLHQAGAHLAFSYQGERLKEEVERLAAPLGALTFQADVTQDEELDRLFAGLKEAWGGLDYLVHAIAFAPREAMEGRYIDTTRQDWLLALEVSAYSLVAVAQRAEPLLREGGGLVTLTYYASEKVVPRYNVMAIAKAALEASVRYLAYELGPKGVRVNAISAGPVRTVAARSIPGFMRMYDRVAQVAPLGRNITQEEVGNLGLFLLSPLASGITGEVVYVDAGYHIMGMELE; encoded by the coding sequence ATGCTCACTGTGGACCTTTCCGGCAAAAAGGCCCTGGTCATGGGGGTCACCAATGCCCGCAGCCTGGGCTACGCCATCGCGGAAAAACTCCATCAGGCGGGAGCCCATCTGGCCTTCAGCTACCAAGGGGAAAGGCTTAAGGAAGAGGTGGAGCGGCTTGCCGCCCCCTTGGGGGCCCTCACCTTCCAGGCGGACGTCACCCAGGACGAGGAGCTGGACCGGCTTTTCGCTGGGCTCAAGGAGGCCTGGGGCGGGCTGGACTACCTGGTCCACGCCATCGCCTTCGCCCCCAGGGAGGCCATGGAGGGGCGGTACATAGATACCACGCGCCAGGACTGGCTCTTGGCCCTCGAGGTCTCCGCCTACTCCCTGGTGGCCGTGGCCCAGCGGGCCGAACCCCTCCTCCGGGAAGGTGGTGGCCTGGTCACCCTCACCTACTACGCCAGCGAGAAGGTGGTGCCCAGGTACAACGTGATGGCCATCGCCAAGGCGGCCCTGGAGGCCAGCGTCCGCTACCTGGCCTACGAGCTCGGCCCCAAGGGGGTGCGGGTGAACGCCATCTCCGCCGGGCCCGTGCGCACCGTGGCCGCAAGGAGCATTCCGGGCTTCATGAGGATGTACGACCGGGTGGCCCAGGTGGCCCCCCTAGGGCGCAACATCACCCAGGAGGAGGTGGGAAACCTGGGGCTATTCCTCCTCTCCCCCCTCGCCAGCGGCATCACCGGGGAGGTGGTCTACGTGGATGCGGGGTACCACATCATGGGGATGGAGCTGGAATAG
- a CDS encoding glutaredoxin family protein, with translation MVRLYGISGCGPCEIVKMFLAQKGVPFEFVNARQDPEAARKIAQLVGSPTAGVVLEWNGRVEAIRGVSPASLNAWWARYQAEPASPSN, from the coding sequence ATGGTGCGCCTTTACGGGATTTCCGGTTGCGGTCCTTGCGAGATTGTGAAGATGTTCTTGGCCCAAAAAGGCGTCCCCTTTGAGTTTGTCAACGCCCGCCAGGACCCGGAGGCCGCGCGGAAGATCGCCCAACTGGTGGGAAGCCCTACCGCGGGGGTGGTCCTGGAGTGGAATGGAAGGGTGGAGGCCATCCGCGGGGTATCCCCGGCCTCCCTGAACGCCTGGTGGGCCAGGTACCAGGCCGAGCCTGCCTCGCCCTCCAACTGA
- the zapE gene encoding cell division protein ZapE, with amino-acid sequence MRLVDRYPQVELERLLESFLPPPRFRSATFLSYCPDPRYPSQTLAKERLRRWVKDRPQGFFRPKLPGPQGLYLDGGFGVGKTHLLVAAYWEAPPPKAFLTFEELTYTLGLLGLREGAKRFAAMRYLFLDEFELDDPGNAQMITHFLALTMDKGLRVATTSNTPPGALGEGRFNAHQFRHQIQGLARRFAVERIGGEDFRHRHPERLPALLSEAELLALYREDPRRKTLDDFPSLLAHLSTLHPIRYRYLLEGVEVIYLRGLEAIPDQNDALRFVHFVDQVYNLKVALRASGAPLQELFPEVYRYGAFAKKYGRALSRLAELLG; translated from the coding sequence ATGCGCTTGGTGGACCGTTATCCCCAGGTGGAGTTGGAGAGGCTTCTGGAAAGCTTTCTGCCCCCGCCTCGTTTTCGCTCCGCCACCTTTCTTTCATACTGTCCCGATCCCCGCTACCCTTCCCAGACCTTGGCCAAGGAGCGCCTGCGACGATGGGTTAAGGACCGGCCCCAGGGTTTCTTTCGGCCCAAGCTTCCCGGGCCGCAAGGGCTATACCTGGACGGGGGCTTCGGCGTGGGGAAGACCCACCTCCTGGTGGCTGCCTACTGGGAGGCCCCTCCTCCTAAGGCCTTCCTCACCTTTGAGGAGCTCACCTACACCCTGGGGCTATTGGGGCTACGGGAAGGGGCCAAGCGGTTTGCCGCCATGCGCTACCTTTTCCTGGACGAGTTTGAGTTGGATGACCCCGGCAACGCCCAGATGATCACCCACTTCCTGGCCCTTACCATGGACAAGGGCCTAAGGGTGGCCACCACCTCCAATACCCCGCCCGGCGCCTTAGGGGAGGGGCGCTTCAACGCCCACCAGTTCCGGCACCAGATCCAAGGCCTGGCCCGGCGCTTCGCCGTGGAACGCATAGGGGGGGAGGACTTCCGCCACCGCCATCCGGAGCGGTTGCCCGCCCTCCTTTCCGAAGCCGAGCTCCTGGCCCTCTACCGGGAAGACCCTCGCCGCAAGACCCTGGACGACTTTCCCAGCCTTCTCGCCCACCTCTCTACCCTCCATCCCATCCGCTACCGCTATCTCCTGGAGGGGGTGGAGGTCATCTACCTCAGGGGCCTCGAGGCCATCCCCGACCAGAACGACGCCCTACGCTTCGTGCACTTCGTGGACCAGGTGTACAACCTTAAGGTGGCCTTGCGGGCCTCCGGTGCTCCTCTACAGGAGCTTTTCCCCGAAGTTTACCGCTACGGGGCCTTCGCCAAAAAGTACGGCCGGGCCCTTTCCCGGTTGGCGGAGCTTTTGGGGTAG
- a CDS encoding phosphopentomutase: protein MKVTAIVLDSVGLGYLPDAPLFGDEGADTLDHTVLKTGVELPHLAALGLGWVPGVHTLPRPEPQGAFGRMREVNPGKDTTTGHWEFVGVYLEKPFRTYPEGFPEELLRAWAKGIGVGGWLLNRPYSGTEAIRDYGEAHLRTGFPIVYTSADSVFQVAAHLEVVPLEELYRWCQVAREMLKGEHQVARVIARPFAGEPGNFYRREDLRKDFALEPPRNVLDLLKEGGLEVVGVGKIPDIYAHRGFTREVKTRDNADGLEKTLSLMEEPFSGLVFTNLVDFDAKYGHRRNPEGYARALKEVDDFLPRLLEALGPEDHLFLVSDHGNDPTFFGTDHTREYGMLLWVGPGVKGELGTRESFADLGATWAALFGLTWEGPGKSLV, encoded by the coding sequence ATGAAGGTGACGGCCATCGTCCTGGACTCGGTGGGCCTGGGCTATCTGCCGGACGCCCCCCTTTTTGGGGACGAGGGGGCGGATACCCTGGACCACACGGTGCTGAAAACCGGGGTGGAGCTTCCCCACCTGGCCGCCTTGGGCCTGGGATGGGTACCGGGGGTCCACACCCTGCCCCGGCCTGAGCCCCAAGGGGCCTTTGGCCGCATGCGGGAGGTGAACCCCGGCAAGGACACCACCACCGGGCACTGGGAGTTCGTGGGGGTGTACCTGGAAAAGCCTTTCCGCACCTATCCCGAGGGTTTTCCCGAGGAGCTCCTTAGGGCCTGGGCCAAGGGGATCGGGGTGGGGGGGTGGCTTCTGAACCGCCCGTACTCCGGCACCGAGGCCATCCGGGACTACGGCGAGGCCCACCTAAGGACCGGCTTTCCCATCGTCTACACCTCGGCGGATAGCGTCTTCCAGGTGGCGGCCCACCTGGAGGTGGTGCCCCTGGAGGAGCTTTACCGCTGGTGCCAGGTGGCCCGGGAGATGCTAAAGGGGGAGCACCAGGTGGCCCGGGTCATCGCCCGGCCTTTTGCCGGGGAGCCGGGGAACTTCTATCGGCGGGAGGATTTGCGGAAGGACTTTGCCCTGGAGCCACCCCGGAATGTCCTGGACCTTCTTAAGGAGGGGGGCCTCGAGGTGGTGGGGGTGGGGAAGATCCCCGATATCTACGCCCATCGGGGCTTCACCCGGGAGGTGAAAACCCGGGATAACGCCGACGGTCTGGAGAAGACCCTAAGCCTGATGGAGGAGCCCTTTTCCGGCCTGGTCTTCACCAACCTGGTGGACTTTGATGCCAAGTACGGGCACCGGAGGAACCCGGAAGGGTACGCCCGGGCCCTAAAGGAGGTGGACGATTTCCTTCCCCGCCTCCTGGAAGCCCTAGGCCCCGAGGACCACCTCTTTTTGGTTTCCGACCACGGCAACGACCCTACCTTCTTCGGCACCGACCACACCCGGGAGTATGGGATGCTCCTCTGGGTGGGTCCCGGGGTGAAGGGAGAGCTGGGTACCCGGGAGAGCTTCGCGGATCTGGGGGCCACCTGGGCTGCGCTTTTTGGCCTTACCTGGGAGGGCCCGGGAAAGAGTTTGGTATAG
- the cdaA gene encoding diadenylate cyclase CdaA: protein MPLTWRDALDILLVAILFYYLWRLMAGTRALNLVRGVLVYLAVWFLASLLGLSTLSWLLGNAATLGAFALIVVFQPELRGLLERIGRAQGPRAPSLALEELLLGLARLSERRYGAILALERRTPLGEYAATGEVLEARLSARLLQTVFYPGTPLHDGGAILRGDRLFAAGCVFPLSEVRMGLGTRHRAALGLSEVSDALVIVVSEETGAIRLAEGGSLSPPMSLEALREKLKEVLRA from the coding sequence ATGCCCCTCACCTGGCGCGATGCCCTGGATATCCTCCTGGTAGCCATCCTCTTCTATTACCTTTGGCGCCTTATGGCGGGAACCCGGGCCCTGAACCTGGTGCGGGGGGTCTTGGTTTACCTGGCGGTTTGGTTTCTGGCCAGCCTTCTTGGGCTTTCCACCCTTTCGTGGCTTTTGGGGAACGCCGCCACCCTGGGGGCCTTCGCCCTCATCGTGGTCTTTCAGCCGGAACTCAGGGGGCTTTTGGAGCGCATCGGTCGGGCCCAGGGGCCCAGGGCCCCTTCCTTGGCCTTGGAGGAGCTCCTTCTGGGCCTGGCCCGGCTTTCGGAAAGGCGCTACGGGGCCATCCTGGCCCTGGAAAGGCGCACCCCCCTGGGGGAGTATGCGGCCACCGGGGAGGTGCTGGAGGCCCGGCTTTCCGCCCGGTTGTTGCAAACGGTGTTTTACCCCGGCACCCCCCTGCACGACGGGGGGGCCATCCTGAGGGGGGATCGGCTTTTTGCCGCGGGGTGCGTTTTCCCCCTTTCCGAGGTAAGGATGGGCCTCGGCACCCGGCACCGGGCGGCTTTGGGGCTTTCCGAGGTCTCGGATGCCCTGGTGATCGTGGTGAGCGAGGAAACGGGGGCTATAAGGCTTGCCGAGGGGGGAAGCCTTTCCCCGCCCATGAGCCTCGAGGCTCTGAGGGAAAAGCTCAAGGAGGTGCTCCGTGCGTGA